TTGGTGCCAACAACGCATCCTCAATTCCAACAGGTGCTTGGCTGGTCTCATTATCGGTTGCTGATGACCGTATCCGACCCCGCCGCACGCTCCTTCTACGAAGTCGAGGCCGCACGCGAAGGCTGGTCTAGCCGCGAACTCGAGCGACAGATCGCCTCACTCCATTACGAGCGAGATCGATCTCAAGCTCGGCAAGCTCACTCACCGTGATCTTGGTCAATTGCAGATGTATGTGAACTGGTACGACCGCACCCAACGTGAGATTCACGAGGAGCCGACCGTCGGTATCGCGCTGTGTTCGCGTAAGAACGACGCGGTCGTGCGCATGACGTTGCCGGAAGGGGAGAAACGGATCCTGGCGGCGCGGTATGAGGTGCTGTTGCCGAGCGCAGCTGAACTTGAGGCTGTGGTTCAAAAGGGCAGACAGGCGGCGATGGTTAGGCGCTGAGCCTTCTCCTCAGCGGCCTCGCTTCTGCGCGAACAGCCACGCCCAGAAATCCTGATCACCGTAGGCCGGATCCCAGGCCCCATGCCCGACACCCGGGTATTCGGTGAAGTGCGCCTCGTTGCCGGCGGCCCGCAAAGCCGCCGCCATCCGCCGCGACTCCGACGGCGGGATCACCGTATCGTCGGCCCCGTGGAAGATCCAGGTCGGTGTCGCGCCGACCAGCCGCGCCGTCTCCGCGTACGGATCCGCCAGGCCGACGGTCGCCGGCAGCTGCACGACCGATGTCGCGCCGCCCGGCGGCGGCACGATGCCCCCGCACACCGGCGCGATCGCCGCGAACTTCCCGGGCTGTTCGGCCGCTAGCAGCCACGTGCCGTAGCCCCCGAGCGAGAGCCCGGT
The sequence above is drawn from the bacterium genome and encodes:
- a CDS encoding PDDEXK nuclease domain-containing protein; the encoded protein is MNWYDRTQREIHEEPTVGIALCSRKNDAVVRMTLPEGEKRILAARYEVLLPSAAELEAVVQKGRQAAMVRR
- a CDS encoding DUF1016 N-terminal domain-containing protein: GQLSEHLTVRFGRGYSLPNLKRMRRFYQTYAVAPESPTPGIENHDQIIGSALWSQLVPTTHPQFQQVLGWSHYRLLMTVSDPAARSFYEVEAAREGWSSRELERQIASLHYERDRSQARQAHSP